One window from the genome of Microcoleus sp. FACHB-68 encodes:
- a CDS encoding calcium-binding protein, whose translation MATQPIDQECNCPIVTIPNQITLPLGNTSETIFTAQQSGDVGSDTLQGSASNDSIVGDSGDDFVLGEAGNDHLIGGEGNDSLQGGLGSNVPVGNELDRDSIEGNAGNDSLFGNEGQDTIFGGNGEDLIWGGKDDDWLWGEDGYDTLYGNLGNDIIFGGKGNSDAVGDILEKDLIFGQDGNDYLNSNEGNDIVVGGNGNDWVHGGKDDDLIVGDLDNDTLFGDMGNDILRGHGDESDSNDPEGRDWLFGGSGDDFLDGDEGDDSLFGGEGNDTLRGEADNIPELPNSDLLMGEAGNDLIFGDTGNDTLCGDEGDDTLVGKNVNNFGLSNLSLATEEDDLCGGAGNDLLVANRGIDTLNGGDGNDSLYGGKNNDTLYGSIGNDWLSGDLGKDWIAGGSGNDNFVFSATSADLEAAIEFGQDMSGDIIADFIQGEDRIALAAGLTFAQLTISASGNDTFVKFGEVSLVTIQGIASTAISAGDFISI comes from the coding sequence ATGGCTACACAACCTATTGATCAAGAGTGCAATTGTCCCATAGTCACTATTCCTAACCAGATTACTCTACCGCTCGGTAATACATCTGAGACGATTTTTACCGCGCAGCAAAGTGGCGATGTGGGGAGTGACACACTCCAGGGAAGCGCGAGTAATGATAGCATCGTCGGCGATAGTGGTGATGATTTTGTTTTGGGTGAAGCGGGTAACGATCACTTAATTGGTGGAGAGGGAAACGATAGCCTACAAGGTGGTTTGGGAAGTAATGTTCCCGTGGGAAATGAACTAGATCGTGACTCGATTGAAGGGAACGCCGGCAATGATTCTTTATTTGGCAATGAAGGTCAAGATACCATTTTTGGCGGCAACGGTGAGGATCTGATCTGGGGAGGTAAAGATGACGATTGGTTATGGGGTGAAGACGGTTATGATACGCTGTATGGGAATTTAGGAAACGATATTATTTTTGGGGGGAAAGGGAATAGTGATGCTGTCGGAGATATTCTTGAAAAGGATTTAATCTTTGGTCAAGATGGTAACGATTATCTCAATAGCAATGAAGGTAATGATATCGTTGTTGGTGGCAATGGTAATGACTGGGTTCATGGGGGGAAAGATGACGATTTGATCGTGGGTGATCTTGACAATGATACCCTGTTCGGTGACATGGGAAATGATATCTTGCGTGGCCACGGTGACGAATCGGACTCCAATGATCCTGAAGGACGAGATTGGTTATTTGGCGGCAGTGGGGATGATTTTCTCGATGGCGACGAGGGGGATGATAGCCTTTTTGGGGGCGAAGGCAATGATACCCTGCGTGGCGAAGCTGATAACATACCTGAGCTTCCAAATAGTGATCTGCTGATGGGAGAAGCCGGCAATGATTTGATATTCGGTGACACCGGAAATGATACGTTGTGTGGGGATGAAGGAGATGATACTTTAGTTGGCAAAAACGTCAATAACTTTGGTCTGAGCAACTTATCGCTAGCCACTGAAGAAGATGATCTTTGTGGCGGCGCAGGTAATGATTTATTGGTTGCTAATAGGGGAATTGATACGCTGAATGGCGGAGATGGAAATGATTCTCTCTATGGGGGGAAAAATAATGATACCCTCTATGGAAGCATCGGCAATGATTGGTTATCGGGTGATTTAGGGAAGGATTGGATAGCCGGCGGTTCAGGAAATGATAATTTTGTTTTCTCAGCTACAAGTGCCGATCTTGAGGCGGCTATTGAGTTTGGTCAAGATATGAGTGGCGATATCATTGCTGATTTTATTCAAGGTGAGGATAGAATTGCTTTAGCTGCCGGCTTAACGTTTGCTCAACTCACTATTTCTGCGAGTGGGAATGATACCTTCGTGAAATTTGGGGAGGTGTCATTAGTAACCATTCAAGGAATCGCCTCAACTGCAATTAGTGCCGGTGATTTTATCTCAATTTAA
- a CDS encoding DUF4332 domain-containing protein, translated as MKTSKQTHQNAIQGRNWPIDQLPGLSAQNQSQLEECGITTTAQLIKKAGTPASRLALANQLQIHIQYVNKWVALANLARIPSVGCQYCGLLLHAGIASVAQLAQTPTHRLHQQILRLQVATLQRRDLCPSVEEVAQWIQQAKLL; from the coding sequence ATGAAAACTTCTAAGCAAACTCATCAAAATGCGATCCAAGGGCGGAATTGGCCCATTGATCAATTGCCGGGATTGAGCGCTCAAAATCAATCTCAACTCGAAGAATGCGGCATTACCACGACAGCACAACTGATTAAAAAAGCCGGCACTCCTGCAAGCCGGTTAGCGCTGGCAAATCAATTGCAAATTCACATTCAATATGTTAATAAATGGGTGGCGCTGGCAAATCTGGCTCGCATTCCTAGCGTTGGCTGTCAATATTGCGGACTTTTGCTGCACGCCGGCATCGCTTCTGTGGCGCAATTAGCGCAAACGCCGACTCACAGATTACATCAACAAATTCTCCGCCTGCAAGTGGCGACGCTGCAACGCCGCGATCTTTGTCCCTCTGTTGAAGAAGTGGCGCAGTGGATTCAACAAGCGAAATTACTTTAA
- a CDS encoding TetR/AcrR family transcriptional regulator: MRLFNRQPPSEAQTRTRILQSAQRLFANKGYEGTTTRDLAADAGVAEGTLFRHFSNKKAILVEVATQGWVDILTDLLTELSEMGSYKAVGQVMRRRMLHLRDNADMMRVCFLEAQFHPDLRDRIQAEVIGKMTDVAEAFFQTAMDRGVYRQSNPRIVAQVFLGMFAVAGFSQSTLLEEDSSPQALLEMAEVLADIFLNGVLNKGE, translated from the coding sequence ATGCGCTTGTTTAACCGGCAACCTCCGTCTGAAGCTCAAACGCGCACCCGCATCTTGCAATCAGCACAGCGGTTGTTCGCTAACAAAGGTTACGAGGGCACCACAACCCGCGATTTGGCGGCTGACGCGGGGGTGGCTGAGGGCACCTTATTTCGCCATTTTTCTAATAAAAAAGCGATTTTGGTAGAGGTTGCGACTCAGGGATGGGTAGATATTCTTACTGATTTGCTCACGGAATTGAGCGAAATGGGCAGTTATAAAGCAGTGGGACAGGTGATGCGCCGGCGAATGTTGCATCTGCGAGATAATGCCGACATGATGCGGGTGTGTTTTCTGGAGGCGCAGTTTCATCCAGATTTACGGGATCGCATTCAAGCAGAAGTGATTGGTAAAATGACGGACGTTGCAGAGGCGTTTTTTCAAACTGCAATGGATCGGGGTGTTTACCGGCAGAGTAATCCTAGGATTGTCGCGCAAGTTTTTCTGGGAATGTTTGCCGTTGCAGGATTTAGCCAAAGTACGCTGCTGGAGGAAGATTCTTCTCCTCAAGCTTTGTTAGAAATGGCAGAAGTTTTGGCTGATATTTTCCTAAATGGTGTTTTAAATAAGGGTGAATAG
- a CDS encoding pentapeptide repeat-containing protein has protein sequence MNEADLLLKQGISQYQTGEFEAALQSWQQALAAYQNIPDRRKEGAAMGNLGAAYQALGNLTEAIACYHRHLEIAQEIQDRRGESNALLNLGNAFYALGEFARGMEYQQRRLGMAREMQNRLDEGQTLGNLRLTYQALGEDEPASECHQTQLEIARELFLAGTETDFVALAESLGLNTVEDLAGADLSGFNLHYADLCGANLMGTNLTGAKLTLADLAGANLSGANLSDAQLVNANLAGANLSLANLIGADLRTNLSSANLTGAQMNEANLSSAYLSRANLAGAHLHGANLKDADLTGVNLAGADLSGADLTRVNFTNAKLEKTRFAGNSGVCEEMKRELSQRGAIFEE, from the coding sequence ATGAATGAAGCCGATCTGTTGCTGAAACAAGGGATTTCACAATATCAAACAGGTGAGTTTGAAGCTGCCTTACAGTCTTGGCAACAAGCACTGGCAGCCTATCAAAATATTCCTGATCGCCGTAAGGAAGGGGCGGCGATGGGGAATTTGGGGGCGGCTTACCAGGCTTTAGGAAATTTGACAGAAGCAATCGCTTGTTATCACCGGCATCTAGAAATTGCCCAGGAAATTCAAGATCGGCGCGGCGAGAGTAATGCGCTGTTGAATCTAGGAAATGCTTTTTATGCGTTAGGAGAGTTCGCCCGTGGTATGGAATACCAGCAGCGGCGGCTGGGTATGGCGCGAGAAATGCAAAACCGGCTTGATGAGGGACAGACGCTGGGAAATCTCAGATTAACTTATCAGGCTTTGGGAGAGGATGAGCCGGCAAGTGAGTGTCATCAGACGCAGCTAGAAATTGCACGGGAGTTGTTTTTAGCGGGGACAGAAACAGATTTCGTGGCACTAGCGGAAAGTTTAGGATTGAATACGGTTGAGGATCTTGCCGGCGCTGATTTAAGTGGTTTTAACCTGCACTATGCCGATTTGTGTGGGGCGAATTTAATGGGTACGAATTTGACGGGTGCGAAGTTGACGTTAGCCGATCTTGCCGGGGCGAATTTAAGTGGGGCAAATTTATCGGATGCTCAATTAGTGAATGCAAATCTTGCCGGGGCGAATTTAAGTTTGGCTAATTTAATTGGTGCTGATCTGCGGACAAATCTGAGTAGTGCTAATCTTACCGGCGCACAGATGAATGAGGCGAATTTAAGCAGTGCTTATTTAAGCCGTGCGAATCTTGCCGGTGCTCATTTGCATGGTGCTAATTTAAAGGATGCGGATCTGACGGGGGTGAATCTTGCCGGCGCTGATTTGAGTGGTGCTGATTTAACGCGGGTGAATTTCACAAATGCGAAGTTGGAAAAAACTCGCTTTGCCGGCAATTCAGGAGTTTGTGAGGAAATGAAGCGAGAATTAAGCCAACGTGGCGCAATTTTTGAAGAGTAA
- a CDS encoding tetratricopeptide repeat protein has protein sequence MARPSYGEEVKARVKRLFEALLAYVNDEYEEGNKISIQFTRQNETQIAIRGKRRCLEELTLKDKYEGKLTDAQVREALKRLEDFLGILEDNRSATQGSEEWHFTLKLWHKDKAENLRQFDIEWEAKRPEKSKQAAAKLSPPPINPPTVNLSTATPLNNLGQKGIVNPEEFIGREEELDKIRELLQQGSRVASSAISGMGGVGKTELALQYARRHLDDYPGGVYWFSAKAGDVKAQWVEFAIAYFPNFAIPDQLDTLIRKVEYCFQQCPPGNVLVIFDDVSDYNAVKDCVDVMPPRFKVLLTTRLQLGAKVQTLTLDVLTPDQAMALLTLLVGDGRIQQQLGEAEKMCAWLGYLPLGLELVGRYLRRKPDLSLAEMLRRLEEKRLQQPALQKPKSEADMTASLGVQAAIDLSWQELDEAAKQLACLLGVFAPTAIPWWLVEKCLPLADTEELEETRDESLVNLHLLERTEKGIYRLHPLIREYCRLKLEEFAQVESCQGKAEGLKQAFVTALVDVAKQIPQQIITREEVASLSPAIPHLEAGASHLSDYVEDEDVTEPFLGLGWFYQGQALYEPAEVWKKQCVVVAEHRLGSEHPDLATGLSNLANLYYAQGRYSEAEPLYLQVGEIDRQSLPDNHPDLATHLNNLANLYYAQGRYSEAEPLYLQALEIDRRRSLPENHPGLAPHLNNLALLYESQGRYSEAEPLYLQALEIVRQSLPDNHPDLATHLNNLANLYREQGRYSEAEPLYLQALEIVRQSLPDNHPDLATHLNNLAGLYYAQRRYSEAELLFRQALEIVRRSLPDNHPALATQLNNLAFLYESQGRYSEAEPLYQQALEILESQLGLEHPYTINARKNFEYLKGLQH, from the coding sequence ATGGCACGGCCTTCCTACGGTGAAGAAGTCAAAGCACGGGTAAAGCGTCTGTTTGAAGCCTTACTGGCTTATGTCAATGATGAATATGAGGAGGGGAATAAAATCTCGATTCAGTTTACCCGGCAGAATGAGACGCAGATAGCTATCAGGGGAAAGCGCAGATGTCTGGAAGAATTGACGCTAAAGGATAAGTACGAAGGCAAGTTAACTGACGCGCAAGTTCGGGAAGCACTCAAACGTTTAGAAGACTTCTTGGGAATTCTGGAAGATAACCGCAGCGCGACCCAAGGATCAGAAGAGTGGCATTTTACGCTGAAACTGTGGCACAAGGATAAAGCAGAGAATCTTAGGCAGTTTGATATTGAGTGGGAAGCTAAACGTCCTGAAAAATCCAAGCAAGCGGCTGCAAAATTGTCTCCGCCTCCCATAAATCCGCCAACTGTTAATCTTTCTACTGCCACTCCTCTCAACAATTTGGGGCAAAAAGGTATTGTTAACCCAGAGGAATTTATTGGGCGGGAAGAAGAATTAGACAAGATCCGCGAGTTGTTGCAGCAGGGAAGCCGAGTTGCGAGCTCTGCGATTTCTGGCATGGGAGGAGTGGGGAAAACAGAACTCGCCCTGCAATATGCGCGTCGCCATCTTGATGATTATCCGGGTGGAGTTTATTGGTTCTCGGCAAAAGCCGGGGATGTGAAGGCGCAGTGGGTGGAATTTGCTATCGCTTATTTTCCTAATTTTGCGATACCCGATCAACTCGATACTTTGATTCGCAAGGTTGAGTATTGCTTCCAGCAATGTCCACCGGGGAATGTGCTGGTGATTTTTGACGATGTTTCTGATTACAACGCAGTAAAAGATTGTGTTGATGTAATGCCGCCACGCTTTAAAGTGTTGCTCACCACGCGGTTGCAGTTGGGGGCAAAGGTGCAAACTTTGACGCTGGATGTACTTACCCCAGATCAGGCGATGGCGTTATTAACATTGCTGGTGGGAGATGGGCGCATTCAACAGCAATTGGGGGAAGCAGAAAAGATGTGTGCGTGGCTGGGATATTTGCCCTTGGGTTTGGAATTGGTGGGGCGATATCTGCGGCGAAAACCGGATTTATCTCTGGCGGAAATGCTGCGGCGATTAGAAGAGAAGCGCTTGCAACAACCTGCCCTGCAAAAGCCAAAATCGGAAGCCGATATGACAGCCTCCCTCGGCGTACAGGCAGCCATTGATTTAAGTTGGCAAGAATTGGATGAAGCGGCGAAGCAATTAGCGTGCTTGTTGGGGGTGTTTGCCCCGACTGCGATTCCCTGGTGGCTGGTAGAAAAGTGTTTGCCTCTTGCAGATACAGAAGAGTTAGAGGAAACGCGAGACGAGAGTTTAGTGAATTTGCATTTGTTGGAACGCACAGAGAAGGGGATCTATCGGCTGCACCCCCTGATTCGGGAATATTGCCGGTTGAAGCTAGAAGAATTTGCTCAAGTTGAGTCATGTCAGGGAAAGGCTGAAGGGTTAAAACAAGCCTTTGTCACTGCATTGGTGGATGTGGCAAAACAAATTCCCCAACAAATTATTACCCGCGAAGAAGTTGCCTCCCTCAGTCCTGCCATTCCCCATCTAGAAGCCGGTGCTTCCCACCTGTCTGACTATGTGGAGGATGAGGATGTAACAGAGCCGTTTTTAGGGTTAGGCTGGTTTTATCAAGGTCAGGCATTATATGAACCGGCAGAAGTTTGGAAAAAGCAGTGTGTCGTAGTGGCGGAACATCGTTTGGGTTCGGAACATCCAGATTTAGCCACCGGCCTCAGCAACTTAGCCAATCTTTACTATGCACAAGGACGCTACAGCGAAGCGGAACCTTTATACCTGCAAGTGGGGGAAATCGACCGCCAAAGCTTACCAGACAACCATCCCGATTTAGCCACCCACCTCAACAACTTAGCCAATCTTTACTATGCACAAGGACGCTACAGCGAAGCCGAACCTTTATACCTGCAAGCCTTGGAAATCGACCGCCGCCGCAGCTTGCCAGAAAACCATCCCGGTTTAGCCCCCCACCTCAACAACTTAGCCTTGCTTTACGAGTCACAAGGACGCTACAGCGAAGCCGAACCTTTATACCTGCAAGCGTTGGAAATCGTCCGCCAAAGCTTGCCAGACAACCATCCCGATTTAGCCACCCACCTCAACAACTTAGCCAACCTTTACCGAGAACAAGGACGCTACAGCGAAGCCGAACCTTTATACCTGCAAGCGTTGGAAATCGTCCGCCAAAGCTTGCCAGACAACCATCCCGATTTAGCCACCCACCTCAACAACTTAGCCGGTCTTTACTATGCACAACGACGCTACAGCGAAGCCGAACTTTTATTCCGGCAAGCATTGGAAATCGTCCGCCGCAGCTTGCCAGACAACCATCCCGCTTTAGCCACCCAACTCAACAACTTAGCCTTCCTTTACGAGTCACAAGGACGCTACAGCGAAGCGGAACCTTTATACCAGCAAGCATTGGAGATTCTTGAGAGTCAGTTAGGATTAGAGCATCCGTATACTATTAATGCCAGAAAAAATTTTGAATATTTAAAAGGTTTGCAACATTAG
- a CDS encoding pitrilysin family protein — translation MILAVVLLWWGLPPAPAFARTPQTGTQAQSIQPYLDRVIERINEFTLDNGMKFIVLERHQAPVVSFLTYADVGGANEPEGKTGVAHFLEHLAFKGTTLIGTQNYQAEKPLLDRLDQLAKQIRAAKAAGKEAEVTQLQAEFDKVEAQANSISEQNELGQIVEQAGGVGLNATTSTDATRYFYSFPSNKLELWMSLESERFLDPVFREFYKEQQVVIEERRLRTDNSPIGQMIEAFLDKAYQVHPYKRPVIGYMKDIQNLTREDVQQFFNTYYVPSNITIAVVGDVDSAEVKRLAQIYFGRYKAMPAPPDVELVEPAQTQTQEVTLQLQSQPWYLEGYHRPAMNHPDHVIYEMIGSLLSDGRTSRLYKSLVEEKQLALNAQGFSGFPGEKYPNLMLFYALTAPNHTVDEVAAALSEEIERLKTEPVSTEDLDRVKNQARANLLRSLDSNEGMAELLLEYEAKTGSWRNLFKELEAIAAITPADIQRVAQTTFRPENRTVGRLLPK, via the coding sequence ATGATTTTGGCAGTGGTGCTGCTGTGGTGGGGGTTGCCACCGGCACCGGCTTTCGCCCGTACCCCGCAAACGGGCACACAGGCTCAATCGATCCAGCCTTATTTAGATCGCGTCATTGAGCGGATCAATGAATTTACCCTCGATAACGGGATGAAATTTATTGTCTTGGAACGGCATCAAGCGCCGGTGGTTTCCTTTCTCACCTATGCTGATGTCGGCGGTGCCAATGAGCCAGAAGGCAAAACCGGCGTCGCGCACTTCCTAGAGCATTTAGCCTTTAAAGGCACAACCCTGATAGGCACACAAAACTACCAAGCGGAAAAGCCACTGCTCGATAGGCTGGATCAATTAGCGAAGCAGATTCGAGCCGCAAAAGCAGCCGGTAAAGAAGCCGAAGTCACACAACTTCAGGCAGAATTTGATAAAGTCGAGGCGCAAGCCAACAGCATTAGCGAGCAAAATGAACTTGGTCAAATTGTGGAACAAGCCGGTGGCGTCGGACTCAATGCCACAACCTCCACAGATGCCACACGCTACTTCTACAGTTTCCCGTCCAATAAGCTAGAACTGTGGATGTCGCTAGAGTCGGAGCGATTTCTCGACCCCGTATTTCGAGAATTTTATAAAGAACAGCAAGTCGTTATCGAAGAACGCCGTCTGCGTACCGACAACTCGCCTATCGGCCAGATGATCGAAGCGTTTCTTGATAAAGCTTACCAGGTGCATCCCTACAAACGCCCCGTCATCGGCTACATGAAAGACATCCAAAACCTGACGCGCGAGGATGTCCAGCAATTTTTTAACACTTACTACGTCCCCAGCAATATCACAATTGCAGTTGTGGGGGATGTTGATTCAGCAGAAGTGAAACGGCTGGCACAGATTTATTTTGGTCGCTACAAAGCAATGCCGGCACCTCCCGATGTCGAGCTTGTGGAACCTGCCCAAACCCAAACCCAGGAAGTAACCTTGCAACTGCAATCTCAACCTTGGTATTTGGAAGGCTACCACCGGCCTGCGATGAATCACCCAGATCATGTCATTTACGAAATGATCGGTTCTCTGCTCAGCGATGGGCGCACCTCTCGACTCTACAAATCCCTGGTCGAAGAAAAGCAGCTAGCGTTAAACGCGCAAGGTTTCAGTGGGTTTCCCGGTGAGAAGTACCCCAACTTAATGTTGTTTTACGCTCTAACCGCGCCAAATCACACAGTAGACGAAGTAGCAGCCGCACTGAGCGAAGAAATTGAGCGGCTAAAAACCGAGCCGGTGTCTACTGAAGACCTGGATCGGGTGAAAAATCAAGCCCGTGCTAACTTGTTGCGATCGCTCGATTCCAACGAAGGCATGGCTGAATTGCTGTTGGAGTATGAGGCGAAAACCGGCTCATGGCGCAACCTATTCAAAGAACTGGAAGCCATTGCCGCCATAACGCCGGCAGATATTCAGCGAGTCGCCCAAACCACCTTCCGGCCTGAAAACCGCACCGTTGGGCGTTTGCTGCCGAAATAG
- a CDS encoding pitrilysin family protein: protein MQGFGLMKRKKASRWAWLLVVAMLFVMVFRLPAAAQAAKHYTELQFPPLPEIQVPDYTRYELKNGMTVFLMEDRELPLVSGTALFRTGDRFEPAEKVGLAEVMGQVMRIGGTTEHTPDELNRLLEQRAASVETGVDSSSASASFSALSEDVNEVFGLFAEVIRQPVFAPDKLDLAKKQRQGGIARRNDDPDEIAGREFQKLIYGQTSPYARTSEYATINKITRDDLVQFHRQYFHPNNMILGIVGDFDTKQMQALVEKQFGNWPANPQLQVPPLPPVSQANKGGVFLVDQPQLTQSYVQMGHLGGQLNSPDYAALSVLNDVLNGFGGRLFNQIRSRQGLAYTVYGFWSPRYDYPGVFVAAGQTRSDATVPFIKAIMSELERIRTEPVTPAELAYAKESTLNSFIFNFADPVQTLSRLMRYEYYGYPEDFIFQYRRAVEATTIADVQRVAQTYLKPENLVTLVVGNAEAIQPSLTSLGNGTKVTGIDITIPEPQS, encoded by the coding sequence ATGCAAGGCTTTGGGTTGATGAAGCGCAAAAAAGCTAGTAGATGGGCGTGGCTGCTTGTGGTAGCGATGCTGTTCGTGATGGTGTTTCGTTTGCCGGCAGCAGCGCAGGCAGCCAAACATTACACAGAATTGCAGTTTCCGCCACTGCCAGAAATTCAGGTGCCAGATTACACGCGCTACGAGCTGAAAAATGGCATGACTGTATTCTTAATGGAAGATCGCGAACTGCCTCTAGTCAGCGGTACAGCGCTATTTCGCACCGGCGATCGCTTTGAGCCGGCAGAAAAAGTTGGTCTGGCGGAAGTGATGGGCCAAGTGATGCGGATCGGCGGCACAACTGAGCATACACCCGATGAGCTGAATCGGCTGTTAGAACAACGGGCAGCTTCTGTAGAAACAGGGGTAGATAGCAGTTCAGCCAGTGCCAGCTTTAGCGCCTTAAGTGAAGATGTGAATGAAGTGTTTGGGCTATTCGCTGAGGTGATCCGCCAGCCGGTGTTCGCCCCCGACAAGTTGGATCTGGCGAAAAAACAACGCCAGGGTGGGATCGCGAGGCGCAACGACGATCCCGATGAAATTGCCGGTCGTGAATTCCAAAAACTAATTTACGGGCAAACTAGCCCTTACGCTCGCACCAGCGAGTATGCCACCATCAATAAAATTACCCGCGACGATCTCGTTCAATTTCACCGGCAATATTTCCATCCCAACAATATGATTTTGGGCATTGTCGGTGACTTTGACACGAAACAAATGCAAGCGCTAGTAGAAAAACAGTTTGGCAATTGGCCGGCTAATCCACAACTGCAAGTGCCGCCGCTGCCGCCGGTGTCTCAGGCGAACAAAGGTGGCGTTTTTTTGGTGGATCAACCCCAACTGACTCAAAGTTATGTGCAGATGGGCCACTTAGGGGGCCAGCTTAACAGTCCCGACTATGCCGCCTTGAGTGTCCTTAATGATGTTCTCAATGGTTTTGGGGGCCGGCTATTTAACCAAATTCGTTCGCGTCAAGGTTTGGCTTATACGGTTTATGGCTTTTGGAGTCCCCGGTATGATTACCCAGGCGTGTTTGTCGCTGCCGGTCAAACTCGCTCTGATGCAACGGTGCCCTTCATTAAGGCAATTATGAGCGAACTTGAGCGCATCCGCACTGAGCCGGTGACTCCCGCAGAATTGGCTTATGCGAAGGAATCTACCCTCAATTCCTTTATTTTCAATTTTGCCGATCCCGTGCAAACCCTATCGCGCCTGATGCGATACGAGTATTATGGCTACCCGGAAGATTTTATCTTCCAATACCGGCGGGCTGTTGAAGCCACAACCATTGCTGATGTGCAGCGGGTTGCTCAAACTTACCTGAAGCCTGAAAACCTCGTGACTTTGGTGGTGGGAAATGCGGAGGCGATTCAACCGTCTCTGACAAGTTTGGGGAATGGCACTAAGGTGACAGGAATTGATATTACGATTCCCGAACCGCAGAGTTAG
- a CDS encoding aminopeptidase P family protein, whose product MHIPKDFSMAPALRRRRQQLAKLIDFPVILWSGHSCSRNFPANTYPFRASSHFLYFAGLPIENAAIRLEAGKLELFMDDAPADSALWHGEMPKRDEIATVIGADAAFPMTELPSRAADAGTIAVQNMATQQQQSQILNRPIFPANSPEGIDLKLTQAIISLRLTHDDAALAELRQAGVVTVEAHKAGMRATQTAEIEAGVRSAMESHIISHNMGCSYSSIVTVCGEVLHNDQYHHPLQPGDLLLADVGAETTLGWAADVTRTWPVSGKFSPTQRDIYDIVLAAHDACIEKIRPGVDYRDIHLLACQIIAQGLVDLGILRGAAEYLVEMDVHALFFPHGIGHLLGLDVHDMEDLGDLAGYQEDRVRSHRFGLGYLRLNRLLSAGMLVTIEPGFYQVPAILNDPNLRSKHQNSVNWDKLEKFADVRGIRIEDDVLVTGKGTEILTAALPNKAEEIEDLIGAN is encoded by the coding sequence ATGCACATTCCTAAAGATTTCTCTATGGCACCGGCACTACGTCGCCGCCGGCAGCAATTAGCCAAATTAATTGATTTTCCGGTTATTCTTTGGTCAGGACACAGTTGTTCACGCAATTTTCCCGCCAATACCTATCCTTTTCGTGCCAGCAGTCACTTCCTTTATTTTGCCGGCTTGCCAATAGAAAATGCCGCAATTCGCCTAGAAGCCGGGAAGTTGGAACTGTTTATGGATGATGCGCCGGCTGATAGTGCGCTATGGCATGGAGAAATGCCGAAACGTGACGAAATTGCTACGGTTATCGGTGCAGATGCCGCATTTCCCATGACAGAATTGCCATCCCGCGCTGCCGATGCCGGCACTATTGCTGTGCAAAATATGGCAACGCAACAGCAACAGTCTCAAATATTAAATCGGCCTATTTTTCCTGCCAATTCACCCGAAGGAATTGATTTAAAATTAACCCAAGCAATCATCTCCCTGCGCCTCACTCATGATGATGCTGCCTTAGCCGAATTGCGACAAGCCGGTGTTGTCACAGTGGAAGCGCACAAAGCCGGAATGAGAGCAACACAGACAGCCGAAATCGAAGCCGGTGTTCGTTCTGCAATGGAGAGCCATATTATATCACATAATATGGGCTGTTCCTATTCCAGCATTGTCACTGTCTGCGGAGAAGTTTTGCACAATGATCAATATCATCACCCCCTACAACCCGGCGATTTACTGTTAGCAGATGTCGGCGCTGAAACAACTTTAGGATGGGCGGCTGACGTGACGCGCACCTGGCCGGTTTCTGGCAAATTTTCTCCCACCCAGCGCGATATTTACGACATAGTTTTAGCCGCCCATGATGCTTGTATTGAAAAAATCCGCCCTGGCGTAGATTATCGGGATATTCATCTCCTTGCCTGCCAAATTATCGCCCAAGGATTAGTCGATTTAGGAATTTTGCGCGGTGCTGCTGAATATTTAGTAGAAATGGATGTTCACGCCTTATTTTTCCCTCACGGAATCGGACATTTACTCGGATTAGATGTTCACGATATGGAAGATTTGGGAGATTTGGCCGGCTACCAAGAAGATCGAGTCAGAAGTCATCGCTTTGGCTTAGGCTATCTCCGCTTAAATCGCCTCTTAAGTGCAGGAATGTTAGTCACGATTGAGCCTGGATTTTATCAAGTGCCGGCGATTTTAAATGACCCAAATTTACGCTCAAAACATCAGAATAGCGTGAACTGGGATAAATTAGAAAAATTTGCCGATGTGCGCGGAATTCGGATTGAAGATGATGTATTAGTTACGGGAAAAGGTACTGAAATTTTGACAGCAGCTTTGCCGAATAAAGCAGAAGAAATTGAGGATTTGATTGGAGCCAATTGA